A genomic region of uncultured Paludibaculum sp. contains the following coding sequences:
- a CDS encoding 3-hydroxyacyl-CoA dehydrogenase NAD-binding domain-containing protein, translating into MSDLVLTSRQGSVLVVTIHNPPVNALSPGVPEGIVEAVRAAANDGSVQAVVVIGDGRTFIAGADIREFGRIVSGEAPPLNLNELLAEIESSPKPVIMAIHGTALGGGLETAMAGHYRVAVASAKAGQPEVKLGLIPGAGGTQRLPRLVGVEPAMRMCAFGEPIDAAEALALGLFDRIVEGDLLAGAVAFANENPPVRRTRDLTAKLVDGAAAESLKSLFQDSCRKKLKGQSAPLAALESIAATAYLNFDAGLEQERKLFNDCLFGTQSKALIHVFFGERTVARIPGLPAHTQPLPLHRAAVVGAGTMGGGIAMCFANAGVPVVLKDTTESALERGMATIRRNYEGAVKRGRLGAEAAQQRLALIRPVLHYDGFDDADIVVEAVFEELALKKHVFSDLDAVVRDGAILATNTSTLDIDEIASVTGRPEWVVGTHFFSPANVMRLLEVVRGRATSPEVIATAMALAKTLKKVGVLSGNAFGFIGNRMFGPYRHEAIRLVEEGAGVPQVDQALTGWGMAMGPLAVGDLAGVDVSWLVRQEALRLGIPHVEAASFEDELYRLGRFGQKTGAGWYLYDEDRKATPDPEVERLVREYAACQGIPQRTFTHSEILERTLFALINEGARLLEEGIALRAVDVDIVYVNGYGFPAWRGGPMHYAETIGLQRVTDRMRALYDEFGPFWKPAALLEDAAKAGRWT; encoded by the coding sequence ATGAGCGATCTCGTTTTGACCTCCAGACAGGGCTCCGTCCTGGTAGTCACCATCCACAATCCGCCGGTGAACGCCTTGAGCCCCGGGGTTCCGGAAGGCATCGTCGAAGCCGTGCGCGCGGCCGCGAACGATGGAAGTGTCCAGGCAGTGGTGGTGATCGGGGACGGGCGCACATTCATCGCCGGCGCCGACATCCGCGAGTTCGGCCGCATCGTCTCGGGCGAAGCGCCGCCACTCAACCTGAACGAATTGTTGGCCGAGATTGAGAGCTCACCCAAGCCCGTCATCATGGCGATTCACGGCACGGCATTGGGCGGAGGCCTGGAGACCGCCATGGCGGGCCACTACCGGGTCGCCGTCGCGTCCGCCAAGGCCGGGCAGCCGGAGGTAAAGCTGGGCCTGATCCCGGGCGCCGGGGGCACGCAGAGGCTGCCACGGCTGGTGGGCGTTGAACCCGCCATGCGGATGTGCGCCTTCGGCGAACCCATTGATGCGGCTGAAGCGCTGGCCCTGGGATTGTTCGACCGTATCGTGGAAGGCGACCTGCTCGCCGGCGCGGTGGCGTTCGCCAATGAGAATCCACCTGTGCGGCGAACCCGTGACCTAACCGCGAAACTGGTCGATGGCGCCGCGGCGGAGTCGCTGAAATCGCTGTTCCAGGACTCGTGCCGAAAGAAGTTGAAAGGCCAGTCCGCGCCCCTGGCCGCGCTCGAATCCATCGCCGCCACCGCCTACCTGAACTTTGACGCCGGGCTGGAACAGGAACGCAAGCTCTTCAACGACTGTCTCTTCGGAACTCAGTCAAAGGCGCTGATCCACGTGTTCTTTGGGGAACGAACCGTCGCCCGCATTCCCGGACTGCCTGCACACACTCAGCCCCTGCCGCTGCATCGCGCCGCCGTTGTCGGGGCCGGTACCATGGGCGGGGGCATCGCCATGTGCTTCGCCAACGCAGGCGTCCCGGTTGTCCTGAAAGACACAACGGAGAGCGCCCTGGAGCGCGGCATGGCCACCATCCGGCGCAACTACGAAGGGGCCGTGAAACGCGGCCGGCTCGGCGCCGAAGCCGCCCAGCAGCGCCTGGCGCTGATCCGGCCGGTGCTGCACTACGACGGTTTTGACGACGCCGATATCGTGGTCGAGGCTGTCTTCGAGGAATTGGCGCTCAAGAAGCACGTCTTTTCCGACCTCGATGCCGTGGTCCGCGATGGTGCCATCCTCGCTACGAATACCTCGACCCTCGACATCGACGAGATCGCGTCGGTCACCGGCCGTCCCGAGTGGGTGGTGGGCACACACTTCTTCAGCCCGGCCAACGTCATGCGATTGCTGGAAGTGGTGCGCGGCCGTGCGACATCGCCGGAAGTCATCGCCACGGCCATGGCGCTCGCCAAGACACTGAAGAAGGTCGGCGTCCTCTCCGGTAACGCGTTCGGCTTCATCGGAAACCGCATGTTCGGCCCCTATCGCCACGAGGCGATCCGGCTGGTGGAGGAAGGGGCGGGCGTTCCGCAGGTCGATCAGGCCCTAACCGGCTGGGGCATGGCCATGGGGCCCCTCGCCGTGGGCGATCTGGCTGGTGTCGATGTGAGTTGGCTGGTGCGGCAGGAGGCGTTGCGCCTTGGCATTCCGCACGTCGAGGCCGCTTCCTTCGAGGACGAACTTTACCGTTTGGGACGCTTCGGCCAGAAGACAGGAGCCGGCTGGTATCTCTACGACGAAGATCGCAAAGCGACGCCAGATCCGGAGGTCGAGCGCCTGGTTCGTGAATATGCTGCCTGCCAGGGTATCCCCCAACGGACATTCACCCACAGCGAGATCCTCGAGCGCACGCTCTTCGCACTCATCAACGAGGGTGCCCGTCTGTTGGAAGAAGGTATCGCCCTGCGAGCCGTGGATGTCGACATCGTATATGTCAACGGCTATGGATTCCCCGCCTGGCGGGGCGGCCCCATGCACTATGCCGAAACGATCGGACTCCAGCGAGTGACCGATCGGATGCGCGCGCTCTACGACGAGTTCGGCCCATTCTGGAAGCCCGCCGCATTGTTGGAGGACGCCGCCAAGGCCGGCCGCTGGACATAG
- a CDS encoding metallophosphoesterase encodes MPYASIPSLSRRTFALAMAGAGASLLRSAEPEMHWALISDTHIPADASDSYRGFNPVANLKKVVAEIEAAKPEAVLHCGDVARLQGLPQDYQAVQALLQPLSAKVPMAMALGNHDHRKNFLDVFGKSQTGIQSVQHKHVLVVEGPTVRVIVLDSLIEANSTPGLLGKGQRTWLAEYLKASSDLPTLLFVHHTLDDGDTSLLDAPRLFEIVKPHRKVKAILYGHSHAYKYEAWEGVHLLNLPAVGYNFDDKEPVGWVESRLGKDGGAFTLHAFGGNTEKNGKTILLPWRS; translated from the coding sequence ATGCCGTACGCTTCGATCCCCTCCCTCTCCCGCCGCACGTTTGCGCTCGCCATGGCCGGCGCGGGCGCGTCGCTGCTACGCTCGGCCGAACCGGAGATGCATTGGGCGTTGATCTCGGATACGCACATCCCGGCCGACGCTTCGGACTCCTACCGCGGCTTCAATCCCGTGGCCAATCTGAAGAAGGTGGTCGCCGAGATTGAGGCGGCAAAGCCCGAGGCGGTACTGCACTGCGGAGACGTCGCGCGGCTGCAAGGCCTGCCGCAGGACTACCAGGCTGTCCAGGCTCTGCTGCAACCCCTTTCGGCAAAGGTGCCGATGGCGATGGCCCTGGGCAACCACGATCACCGCAAGAACTTCCTTGATGTCTTCGGGAAGAGCCAAACGGGCATCCAGAGCGTGCAGCACAAGCACGTATTGGTTGTCGAAGGGCCGACGGTCCGGGTGATCGTACTCGACTCCCTCATCGAGGCCAATTCAACGCCCGGCCTGTTGGGCAAGGGGCAGCGCACCTGGCTGGCGGAGTATCTTAAAGCCTCCAGCGATTTGCCCACTCTCCTCTTCGTCCACCATACCCTGGACGACGGCGATACTTCGCTGCTGGATGCGCCCCGCCTGTTCGAAATCGTCAAGCCGCACCGCAAGGTGAAGGCGATCCTCTACGGCCACTCCCACGCCTACAAATACGAAGCCTGGGAAGGCGTCCACCTGCTGAATCTTCCGGCCGTTGGCTACAATTTCGACGACAAAGAGCCCGTGGGGTGGGTAGAAAGCCGCCTCGGCAAGGACGGCGGTGCATTTACCCTGCATGCCTTCGGCGGCAATACAGAGAAGAACGGCAAGACGATTCTCCTGCCGTGGCGATCTTAG
- a CDS encoding VOC family protein produces MKRIVRSLEPFEFETLYGAFVGKTIREDAKGAVRRSAERYLQAIGSSLAHFTETSQQLVVELYVRDVRASSKFYQRLGFFVERTEEHFVALTWERSRLLLEEIPGQPEPPSTVVANIRILVPDVDRYWSLCQELGLRVIKPVEDRYYGLRDFTVVSPDGLGLRFATPI; encoded by the coding sequence GTGAAGAGAATCGTGCGTAGTCTGGAGCCCTTTGAGTTTGAAACGCTGTATGGCGCATTCGTAGGCAAGACGATCAGGGAAGATGCCAAGGGCGCCGTGCGGCGGTCGGCCGAACGCTACCTCCAGGCGATCGGCTCGTCGTTGGCGCACTTCACGGAGACATCGCAGCAACTGGTGGTCGAGCTATACGTCCGCGATGTGCGCGCTTCGTCGAAGTTCTACCAGCGGCTCGGCTTCTTTGTGGAACGAACCGAGGAGCACTTCGTCGCGCTGACCTGGGAGCGGTCGCGGTTGCTGTTGGAGGAGATTCCTGGACAGCCCGAGCCGCCGTCCACTGTGGTGGCGAATATACGGATTCTGGTGCCGGACGTCGACCGGTATTGGTCGCTTTGCCAGGAACTCGGTCTGCGCGTGATCAAGCCCGTGGAAGACCGCTACTACGGCCTGCGGGACTTCACGGTCGTCTCACCAGATGGACTGGGCCTGCGATTCGCGACGCCCATCTGA
- a CDS encoding sugar phosphate isomerase/epimerase → MSQIKGPAIFLAQFMGDEAPFNNLPNITAWAKDLGYLGVQIPAWDSRLIDLKKAAESKTYCHDLKGQMNGLEITELASHLLGQLVAVHPAYDDLFDGFAAPEVRGNPKARTKWAVEQLKLVIKASKNLGLSVTPSFTGALLWPTMYPWPQRPGGLVEEGFKELAKRWKPIFDFADKHGVDFAFELHPGEDLHDGLTFERLLEATGNHPRLGINYDPSHFVLQCMDYVGFIDTYGPHIKAFHVKDAEFVPSPKAGVYGGYADWKTRPGRFRSLGDGQVDFSQVFTRLTAAGYSSWAVLEWECCFKDAAQGAAEGAPFIEAHLIDVPTKAFDDFAGGASDTKRNRRILGLE, encoded by the coding sequence ATGTCACAAATAAAAGGACCCGCCATTTTTCTGGCCCAATTCATGGGCGACGAAGCGCCGTTCAACAACCTGCCCAATATCACCGCGTGGGCCAAGGATCTCGGCTACCTTGGCGTTCAGATCCCGGCATGGGACAGCCGGTTGATCGACTTGAAGAAGGCGGCCGAGTCGAAGACCTACTGCCACGATCTGAAGGGCCAGATGAACGGCCTCGAGATTACGGAACTCGCTTCGCACCTGCTGGGCCAGCTCGTCGCCGTGCATCCGGCCTACGATGATCTCTTCGACGGCTTCGCGGCACCGGAAGTGCGCGGCAATCCCAAGGCACGCACAAAGTGGGCGGTCGAGCAGTTGAAGCTGGTCATCAAGGCCTCGAAGAACCTCGGCCTCAGCGTCACTCCTTCCTTTACCGGCGCCCTGCTCTGGCCCACGATGTACCCCTGGCCGCAGCGGCCCGGCGGCCTGGTGGAAGAAGGCTTCAAGGAACTCGCCAAGCGCTGGAAGCCCATCTTTGACTTCGCTGACAAGCATGGCGTCGACTTCGCCTTCGAACTGCACCCCGGGGAAGACCTGCACGACGGCCTCACATTTGAACGGCTGTTGGAAGCCACCGGCAACCATCCGCGCCTGGGCATCAACTACGATCCGTCGCACTTCGTCCTGCAATGCATGGACTACGTCGGCTTCATCGACACCTACGGCCCTCACATCAAGGCCTTCCACGTGAAGGACGCCGAATTCGTCCCTTCGCCCAAGGCCGGTGTCTACGGCGGTTATGCCGACTGGAAGACGCGCCCCGGCCGCTTCCGGTCTCTCGGCGACGGCCAGGTGGACTTCAGTCAGGTGTTCACGCGACTCACCGCCGCCGGCTACAGCAGTTGGGCGGTTCTCGAATGGGAGTGCTGCTTCAAGGATGCCGCCCAGGGCGCGGCCGAGGGCGCTCCGTTCATTGAAGCTCACCTCATTGATGTACCGACAAAGGCTTTCGACGATTTCGCCGGCGGCGCCTCGGACACAAAGCGCAACCGCCGTATTCTCGGCCTGGAGTAG
- a CDS encoding LacI family DNA-binding transcriptional regulator, protein MNLEDVAERAGVSTATVSRVLNNIGVVRDATRERVLKAVEELKYYPNMHARALAAGSNRTIGIIVSNLENPFFLDVFRSLEAEANRSGYEVLVANTDYQVDRLKANVRLMIGRRLGGLALVVSEMDEALLEELAERKVPTVVYDVGTPRESIISITVNYRTAVQQIAEYLFGLGHRRFAFIGHHTTLGPLNDRRQTFVDVMENFAPQVEFRTVADLDGLLGGRNAVLQLYRSGFRPTAIVCVNDFMALGVLRQLRDLGLRVPDDVSVTGFDGLDLAEVVSPALTTARIPRDLIGHRIFESFTADAARLAEIRETVIRPELMVRESSGPASVSAEVHSPLSLA, encoded by the coding sequence ATGAATCTTGAGGATGTCGCAGAACGAGCAGGTGTCTCAACCGCAACTGTCTCCCGCGTGCTCAACAATATCGGAGTGGTGAGGGACGCCACCCGCGAGCGCGTACTAAAAGCCGTCGAAGAGCTCAAGTATTACCCAAATATGCACGCCAGGGCACTGGCCGCTGGTAGCAATCGGACGATAGGTATTATTGTCTCGAATCTGGAAAACCCGTTTTTTCTCGATGTGTTCCGGAGCCTGGAAGCGGAGGCGAACCGAAGCGGGTACGAAGTACTGGTCGCGAACACTGACTATCAGGTCGACCGGCTCAAGGCGAATGTCCGGCTCATGATCGGGCGGCGGTTAGGTGGACTGGCGCTGGTGGTATCTGAGATGGATGAAGCTTTGCTGGAGGAGTTGGCGGAGCGCAAGGTGCCCACTGTCGTCTATGACGTGGGTACGCCGCGGGAGAGCATCATCAGCATCACGGTGAACTACCGGACTGCGGTGCAGCAGATTGCCGAGTATCTCTTCGGGCTGGGCCACCGGCGATTCGCGTTCATCGGGCACCACACGACTCTGGGGCCCTTGAATGACAGGCGTCAGACCTTTGTTGACGTGATGGAGAACTTCGCGCCGCAGGTCGAGTTTCGGACTGTCGCCGACCTGGACGGCCTCTTGGGCGGGCGAAATGCAGTGTTGCAGTTGTACCGGTCGGGCTTCAGACCCACTGCGATTGTGTGTGTGAACGACTTCATGGCGCTGGGTGTGCTGCGGCAGTTGCGCGATTTGGGTCTGCGCGTTCCGGATGATGTGTCGGTGACCGGCTTTGATGGGCTGGACCTGGCCGAGGTGGTGTCGCCGGCCCTGACGACGGCGCGTATCCCGAGAGACCTGATTGGCCATCGGATTTTTGAGAGTTTTACGGCTGATGCCGCACGTCTGGCTGAGATCCGCGAGACCGTAATCCGGCCTGAATTGATGGTGAGAGAGTCGAGTGGTCCTGCGTCCGTATCCGCGGAAGTTCACTCTCCGCTCAGCCTGGCTTAA
- a CDS encoding M13 family metallopeptidase, giving the protein MKLHEILLLGASLASIVSAQQTGGSGIDRSNLDTSCKPCDDFWRYANGGWLDKNPIPGRYPSWGTMSVMNEGNRERLRTILEAAAANKTAAANSNERKIGDFYASCMDTAGIEALGLKPIQGQLDRIAAVKDVAGLRAALNDFQQQSPIGPYFVMSGQDQRNSKEVIANVAASGISLPDRDYYFKTDERSQKIRDEFVAHVTKMMALLGDSPEAAAAEAKTVLAFETAIAGSMMTNVQRRDPDARYHKMDLAGLKALSPGFDWTGLFKQFHIPESTPINVPEPEILKKLNAQLTEAPLADWKTWARWRTLSGAADMLPKAFADEDFHFSRTVLSGVKEQQPRWQTCTGSVDRNLGEALGEVFVKKHFPPEAKRRMNELVENLRMALRAELEGADWLQPETRKNAVAKLNAFVPKVGYPDKWRDYSAVKVDPKSYFENMHAASMNNRLYQLSKIGKPVNRNDWGMTPPTVNAYYSPLMNEIVFPAGILQAPMFDLQADDAVNYGAIAAVIGHEMGHGFDDQGSKFDAEGNRKDWWTAEDRKKFDARAGCVINQFDTMDVGEGLHHTGKLVVGEAMGDLGGLTLAYQAYKRTLKGKEGPVIDGFTADQRFFLAFARVWGSQYRPEAMRLQLNTNPHPLPKFRANGTLMNMPAFHKAFNCKQGDPMVRPAESQCKLW; this is encoded by the coding sequence ATGAAGCTCCACGAAATCCTACTGCTGGGCGCAAGCCTGGCCTCGATCGTATCCGCGCAGCAAACCGGCGGCAGCGGCATCGATCGCTCGAATCTTGACACATCCTGTAAGCCTTGTGACGACTTCTGGCGCTACGCCAATGGCGGCTGGCTGGATAAGAACCCGATTCCCGGCCGGTACCCGTCCTGGGGCACGATGTCCGTGATGAATGAAGGAAACCGCGAGCGGCTGCGGACGATTCTGGAGGCTGCGGCCGCCAACAAGACCGCTGCGGCGAACTCCAATGAGCGCAAGATCGGCGATTTTTACGCGAGCTGCATGGACACCGCGGGCATCGAGGCGCTCGGGCTGAAGCCGATCCAGGGGCAGTTGGACCGCATCGCGGCGGTGAAGGATGTGGCTGGGCTGCGAGCTGCCTTGAATGACTTTCAGCAGCAGTCCCCCATCGGGCCGTATTTCGTGATGAGCGGCCAGGATCAGCGGAACTCAAAGGAAGTGATTGCCAACGTCGCCGCCAGCGGCATTTCGCTGCCGGACCGCGACTACTACTTCAAGACGGACGAGCGCTCGCAGAAGATCCGCGACGAGTTCGTGGCGCACGTGACGAAGATGATGGCTCTGTTGGGCGATTCGCCGGAAGCGGCGGCCGCCGAGGCGAAGACCGTACTGGCGTTCGAGACCGCGATTGCCGGTTCGATGATGACCAACGTCCAGCGGCGCGATCCCGATGCCCGGTATCACAAGATGGATCTGGCCGGGTTGAAGGCGCTCAGCCCCGGGTTTGACTGGACCGGCTTGTTCAAGCAGTTCCACATTCCGGAATCGACGCCGATCAACGTGCCCGAGCCGGAGATTCTGAAGAAGCTGAATGCGCAGTTGACCGAGGCTCCGCTGGCGGACTGGAAGACGTGGGCGCGCTGGCGGACGCTGAGCGGCGCGGCGGACATGCTGCCGAAGGCTTTTGCGGACGAGGACTTTCACTTCAGCCGGACTGTCTTGTCGGGCGTAAAGGAACAGCAGCCGCGCTGGCAGACATGCACGGGTTCCGTGGACCGCAATCTCGGTGAGGCTTTGGGCGAGGTATTCGTGAAGAAGCACTTCCCGCCCGAGGCCAAGCGCAGGATGAATGAGCTTGTGGAGAACCTGCGCATGGCGCTGCGGGCGGAGTTGGAAGGGGCCGACTGGCTGCAGCCGGAGACGCGCAAGAACGCGGTGGCGAAATTGAACGCCTTTGTCCCGAAGGTCGGGTATCCGGACAAGTGGCGCGACTACTCAGCGGTCAAGGTTGACCCGAAGTCCTACTTCGAGAACATGCACGCCGCCAGCATGAACAACCGGCTGTATCAGCTGTCAAAGATCGGCAAACCCGTGAACCGCAACGACTGGGGCATGACGCCGCCGACGGTGAATGCCTACTACAGCCCGTTGATGAACGAAATCGTCTTTCCGGCGGGGATCCTGCAGGCACCGATGTTCGATCTGCAGGCGGACGACGCGGTGAACTACGGGGCAATTGCGGCGGTGATTGGCCACGAGATGGGCCATGGATTCGACGATCAAGGTTCCAAGTTTGACGCGGAAGGGAACCGGAAGGATTGGTGGACGGCAGAGGACCGTAAGAAGTTCGATGCGCGGGCCGGCTGCGTAATCAACCAGTTCGACACGATGGATGTTGGAGAAGGGCTGCACCACACCGGCAAGCTGGTGGTGGGCGAGGCAATGGGCGATCTCGGCGGACTGACGCTGGCCTATCAGGCATACAAACGGACGCTGAAAGGCAAGGAAGGTCCGGTGATTGACGGCTTCACGGCTGATCAGCGCTTCTTCCTCGCGTTTGCGCGTGTCTGGGGTTCGCAGTACCGGCCGGAGGCCATGCGGCTGCAATTGAACACGAATCCGCACCCGCTTCCGAAATTCAGAGCGAACGGTACGTTGATGAATATGCCCGCGTTCCACAAGGCATTTAACTGCAAACAGGGCGACCCGATGGTGCGTCCGGCCGAGTCGCAGTGTAAGCTTTGGTAA
- a CDS encoding rhodanese-like domain-containing protein, with the protein MTSTTAPRFSSVLETPAADPEIARAHFASKLSVETDPSDVFADMEKGIPGFVVVDVRSPQRYAEGHVPGSLNIPHRTLREETTAGIPRDTVVITYCDGPGCNGSTKGALRFASLGYRVKEMIGGLEWWVNDGYAVERDGH; encoded by the coding sequence ATGACCTCCACAACCGCACCCCGATTCTCCTCTGTGCTCGAGACTCCGGCGGCCGACCCGGAGATAGCCCGCGCCCACTTTGCTTCGAAACTGTCTGTGGAGACGGATCCTTCCGACGTCTTCGCCGACATGGAAAAGGGGATTCCCGGGTTCGTCGTGGTGGACGTCCGCAGTCCCCAACGCTATGCCGAAGGGCACGTTCCCGGCTCGTTGAACATTCCGCACCGAACCCTGCGCGAGGAGACCACGGCGGGAATTCCCAGAGACACAGTTGTCATTACCTACTGCGACGGTCCGGGCTGCAATGGCTCCACGAAAGGGGCTTTGCGGTTTGCTTCGTTGGGCTACCGTGTGAAGGAGATGATCGGCGGGCTGGAATGGTGGGTGAACGACGGATACGCGGTAGAGAGAGACGGCCACTGA
- a CDS encoding c-type cytochrome — translation MTTRTLLVKCSRGLLFAACLAAASLYAQPPAPSNLQVLPKDMPRQELMGTMRAFNQALGVQCDFCHVPREFAKDDKEEKQVARAMLKMVMNIKENGDKFAPEGRTAKIACWTCHRGEAHITLPEPPAQGGGRPPAPKQ, via the coding sequence ATGACAACTAGGACCCTACTGGTCAAGTGCTCCAGGGGACTTCTGTTCGCGGCGTGTCTGGCCGCCGCGAGCCTATATGCGCAGCCGCCCGCCCCCAGCAACCTGCAGGTGTTGCCTAAGGACATGCCGCGGCAGGAACTGATGGGTACGATGCGCGCGTTCAATCAAGCGCTGGGCGTACAGTGCGACTTCTGCCACGTGCCGCGGGAGTTTGCCAAGGACGACAAGGAAGAGAAGCAGGTGGCTCGCGCCATGCTGAAGATGGTGATGAACATCAAAGAGAACGGCGACAAGTTCGCTCCGGAAGGCCGCACAGCGAAGATCGCCTGCTGGACGTGCCATCGCGGTGAGGCGCACATCACGCTGCCGGAGCCACCGGCGCAGGGCGGCGGTCGACCACCAGCTCCCAAGCAGTAA
- a CDS encoding cupin domain-containing protein yields MIHAEHSALVLVDAETEAQTFRPGFARKIIRTADLMTVVIDIEGGPWTEPDPMHAHSHEQISYVASGEVLFLSEGQPPKHLRAGDLFAVASGVPHSIQLLSPTARLVDTFHPIREDFL; encoded by the coding sequence ATGATCCATGCTGAACACTCCGCCTTGGTGTTGGTCGATGCCGAGACGGAAGCGCAGACTTTTCGCCCTGGCTTCGCCCGCAAGATCATCCGCACCGCGGATCTGATGACCGTTGTCATCGACATCGAGGGCGGGCCCTGGACCGAGCCTGATCCGATGCACGCCCACTCCCACGAACAGATCTCGTACGTCGCCTCGGGCGAAGTGCTGTTTCTTAGCGAAGGGCAGCCACCGAAGCACCTGCGTGCCGGCGATCTGTTCGCCGTGGCATCGGGCGTGCCGCATTCCATCCAGCTCCTTTCGCCTACCGCGCGGCTGGTGGATACGTTCCATCCCATCCGCGAAGACTTTCTGTGA
- a CDS encoding DUF1080 domain-containing protein: MTRRFALLLLAAAKAKPASLFDGSSFRNFRTPSGLTGPEVSWRIEDGVLATIPDARRQCDLWTAAEYDNFDLRFEWKVAPGGNSGIKYLIQAKATDKLHDAQGEFLHETSLGFEFQLVDDQSTAGSDQPAHVSGALYNYLPPTERAAKPAGEWNTGRLKVLGEDVEHWLNGKRVLAYSFSSPALKAALAAKRINSARMLERLEHRKTAIAFQHHESQACFRSIDIQVLSAPVRN, from the coding sequence GTGACCCGCCGTTTCGCCCTTCTACTTCTTGCCGCCGCCAAGGCCAAGCCTGCCTCTCTATTTGACGGCTCCAGCTTTCGGAACTTCCGCACGCCTTCGGGACTGACGGGCCCCGAGGTGAGTTGGCGGATCGAGGATGGAGTGCTGGCCACTATCCCGGATGCGCGACGGCAGTGCGACCTTTGGACAGCCGCTGAGTACGACAACTTCGACCTCCGCTTCGAGTGGAAGGTAGCGCCGGGCGGGAACTCGGGCATCAAGTATCTGATCCAGGCCAAGGCCACGGACAAGCTCCACGATGCCCAGGGCGAGTTTCTGCACGAGACGTCGCTGGGGTTCGAGTTCCAATTGGTGGACGATCAGTCGACGGCTGGGTCCGATCAGCCCGCGCATGTTTCGGGCGCGCTGTATAACTATCTGCCGCCGACGGAGCGGGCGGCCAAGCCGGCTGGCGAGTGGAATACGGGCCGGTTGAAGGTGCTGGGCGAGGATGTTGAACACTGGTTGAATGGCAAGCGGGTGCTGGCATATTCGTTCTCCTCACCGGCATTGAAGGCGGCGTTGGCAGCCAAGCGGATCAACAGCGCGCGGATGCTGGAGCGGTTGGAACACCGCAAGACCGCGATTGCCTTCCAGCATCACGAATCGCAGGCGTGCTTCCGGTCGATCGACATCCAGGTGTTGTCTGCGCCGGTGAGAAACTAG